One Anastrepha obliqua isolate idAnaObli1 chromosome 6, idAnaObli1_1.0, whole genome shotgun sequence DNA window includes the following coding sequences:
- the LOC129250582 gene encoding ATP-dependent DNA helicase PIF1-like, translated as MRQLWQNIEFLFIDEISMVPYEILCMIDSRLRQLKIPDACFGGINVILFGDLMQLPPVREHQVFQQPDHMKPATHLWRQFGLVELNIDVLNALRVEEMTSRQLEILIEKVSTDATNEFSIEKALRIYPTNDQVARHNEKVLHSFENKGTVIYTIKAQDQLIDATRNLGNKDLNSVIPNDINKTGGLPKVLKIFVGAKVMLRSSIDVSKGLVNGNMGFITDFITVFTRKTSRQSVSTSVLMVCT; from the coding sequence ATGCGTCAATTATGGCAAAATATTGAGTTTCTGTTCATAGATGAAATTTCTATGGTACCCTATGAGATACTTTGTATGATCGACTCTCGTTTGCGACAACTGAAAATCCCAGACGCTTGTTTTGGTGGCATAAACGTGATACTCTTTGGTGATCTAATGCAGTTACCACCTGTTAGAGAACATCAAGTTTTTCAACAACCAGATCATATGAAGCCAGCTACACATTTGTGGCGACAGTTCGGTCTGGTTGAACTTAATATAGATGTACTTAATGCCCTACGAGTTGAAGAAATGACGTCTAGGCAACTTGAAATCCTTATTGAAAAAGTGTCAACGGATGCGACTAATGAATTTTCGATTGAGAAAGCATTAAGAATTTACCCAACGAATGATCAAGTTGCTAGACACAACGAAAAAGTTCTCCATagttttgagaataaaggaacagttatttatacaataaaagcACAAGACCAACTTATTGATGCCACTCGTAATTTAGGTAACAAGGATTTAAATTCTGTGATACCTAATGATATTAATAAAACAGGAGGTCTTCCGAAAGTACTGAAAATATTCGTAGGGGCTAAAGTGATGTTGAGGTCGAGCATTGACGTGTCAAAAGGTTTAGTAAATGGCAATATGGGTTTTATCACTGATTTTATCACGGTTTTCACGCGGAAGACATCCCGTCAGTCCGTATCGACTTCGGTTCTGATGGTGTGCACATGA